In Prinia subflava isolate CZ2003 ecotype Zambia chromosome W, Cam_Psub_1.2, whole genome shotgun sequence, one DNA window encodes the following:
- the LOC134563398 gene encoding uncharacterized protein LOC134563398: MNMIPILILLCILPQHHGQNLVEWPWSEATVRFTSIQGSFPRDRRPNLATVVLHDSEVYHSSDWGWDQKDWSRTLTGTFGEKIQVGCRKVEGSSHEKASSIAIAGNFLESNITSSLHPNITANLCHTTAWACEKQVPFILCCRQRMVGNFPLDPSTNNVEITRLCKDESGDCWHNFTLTKPTYITCNWQKIDQSGLQGLVYKFKMNVVAKPILSMMVVYQGENVSLMVDDKNKVFPPFVVSQGDDIAIRCELNNGTHAEPVHGYNIGPHGRVLSCEFQNQNCWLNLTNIQFSHKIMCGKNNTKCWGELDVDVVMPTSQPPVVLTPKIFEIGPYIIKKTGQQQILFNPTWSLKQVKLLMQNNISEIQPACLPFLQTSFEGWDTWLQKRSPSKKRMTRDNPCRGNRVGNFEQH, from the coding sequence ATGAACATGATACCTATATTAATACTTCTCTGCATCCTACCGCAACACCATGGCCAAAACCTTGTCGAGTGGCCATGGTCAGAAGCTACTGTCAGGTTTACCAGCATCCAAGGATCCTTTCCCAGGGATCGTCGCCCAAACCTGGCAACTGTGGTACTACATGACTCTGAGGTGTACCATTCAAGTGACTGGGGTTGGGACCAGAAAGATTGGTCCAGAACCCTAACTGGGACCTTTGGCGAGAAGATTCAGGTAGGATGCAGAAAAGTAGAGGGCTCTTCACATGAGAAAGCTTCTAGTATTGCCATTGCCGGGAACTTTTTGGAATCAAACATTACAAGCAGCTTGCACCCCAACATCACAGCAAACCTTTGCCATACAACAGCATGGGCATGTGAGAAACAAGTTCCTTTCATATTGTGTTGTCGTCAAAGGATGGTAGGTAATTTTCCCTTAGACCCTAGTACTAACAATGTGGAAATTACGAGGCTTTGTAAAGACGAATCTGGTGACTGTTGGCACAATTTTACGCTGACCAAACCTACCTATATAACATGCAATTGGCAAAAAATAGATCAATCGGGTTTGCAAGGTTTGGTttacaaatttaaaatgaatgtcGTGGCAAAGCCCATATTGAGTATGATGGTAGTATACCAGGGTGAAAATGTCTCTTTAATGGTGGATGACAAAAATAAGGTTTTCCCTCCTTTTGTGGTATCACAAGGTGATGACATAGCAATAAGATGTGAATTGAACAATGGAACACACGCAGAACCAGTGCACGGTTACAATATAGGACCTCATGGCCGTGTTTTGTCTTGtgaatttcaaaatcagaactGTTGGTTAAATCTAACCAATATACAGTTCTCCCATAAAATCATGTGTGGAAAAAACAACACTAAATGTTGGGGAGAACTTGATGTGGATGTTGTGATGCCCACTTCCCAACCCCCGGTTGTGTTAACTCCAAAGATTTTTGAAATTGGGCCATATATCATCAAGAAAACTGGGCAACAACAAATTCTGTTTAATCCGACCTGGTCTCTCAAACAAGTAAAATTGTTGATGCAGAATAACATTTCAGAAATCCAGCCAGCTTGCTTACCCTTTTTACAGACTTCTTTTGAGGGGTGGGATACCTGGTTGCAGAAGCGTAGTCCTTCTAAGAAACGAATGACAAGAGACAACCCGTGTCGTGGGAACAGGGTTGGGAATTTTGAACAGCATTGA
- the LOC134563397 gene encoding uncharacterized protein LOC134563397, producing the protein MNKLAATTRDLTRLQQPLSSSLSALGTQQWLLSNILPNWETVHVNDHKLMIDALSIAQNNISLALSCVQAQLWMQSVAASIIREGEEGTFPTEFRKIIWDSATDFEKDFQSWWKLVNFTYDPSTNMATAFVLTIQNASVYSVFPVIALGLNHDGAVLYPSEHREWARQVGKKWQTVNLEACIVREQQGFICEGNAIRAQDICLDTEQNVCHFEVCFNKSLETVLVYIGYGCVCLRTICDSVFVEGVEIGVKNHSNLCVCNFTKIEGCDFSYIAPVTSHYLLQTNYTLIHKLFPTPIGMNLTLVKQLLLHRDLNNILNKIREDGQRTLVTVYHNVEKIHRVLERVKKDAEHKWWDTLFGWSPTATGVLNKLCHPIIVLLILVLIGFVLSAILYIMNWKMMKQMKRLVLVMDAHNLVNSSFAMDVPKVIDTE; encoded by the coding sequence ATGAATAAATTAGCTGCCACAACAAGAGATTTGACAAGACTGCAACAGCCCCTGTCCTCATCTTTATCAGCTTTGGGGACCCAACAATGGTTGTTATCAAATATACTTCCAAATTGGGAAACAGTGCATGTAAATGACCACAAATTAATGATTGATGCACTTAGTATTGCCCAGAATAACATTTCCCTGGCTTTGAGTTGTGTTCAGGCCCAACTGTGGATGCAATCGGTGGCTGCTTCCATAATTAGAGAGGGTGAAGAAGGTACTTTTCCCACCGAATTTCGGAAAATTATTTGGGATAGTGCCACTGATTTTGAAAAGGATTTTCAATCTTGGTGGAAACTGGTAAATTTTACTTATGATCCTAGCACAAATATGGCCACAGCTTTTGTACTAACTATACAAAATGCTTCAGTGTATTCAGTTTTCCCTGTCATTGCTTTAGGATTGAATCACGATGGAGCTGTTCTCTATCCTTCTGAACATAGAGAATGGGCCCGTCAGGTTGgtaaaaaatggcaaactgttaatTTGGAAGCTTGCATTGTCCGAGAACAACAAGGGTTCATCTGTGAAGGTAATGCAATTAGAGCTCAGGACATTTGCCTTGACACTGAACAGAATGTTTGTCATTTTGaggtttgttttaataaaagtcTTGAGACAGTGCTTGTATATATAGGCTATGGTTGTGTATGCTTAAGAACTatttgtgattctgtgtttgtaGAAGGTGTAGAAATAGGTGTTAAAAATCATTCCAATCTTTGTGTTTGTAATTTTACCAAGATTGAAGGATGTGACTTTTCTTATATAGCTCCAGTTACTTCTCACTATCTTTTGCAGACCAATTATACACTCATTCACAAGTTATTTCCTACACCCATTGGGATGAACCTTACTTTGGTAAAGCAATTGTTGCTTCATCGGGATTTGAATAACATTCTAAATAAAATTAGAGAAGATGGACAGAGAACTTTGGTGACAGTATACCACAATGTAGAAAAGATACACCGTGTTTTGGAAAGAGTAAAAAAGGATGCTGAACACAAATGGTGGGATACTCTTTTTGGATGGTCACCTACAGCTACTGGAGTCTTGAACAAATTGTGTCACCCTATTattgttcttttaattttggtattgattggttttgttttatcagCAATCTTATACATCATGAATTGGAAAATGATGAAACAAATGAAACGATTGGTTTTGGTAATGGATGCACACAATTTGGTCAATAGCTCGTTCGCCATGGATGTTCCCAAAGTTATTGACACAGAGTGA